ACGGATTTATCAGCGACGGAAACGGCGTGGAAGCTGTGGGAACTCATGGGGGAGGTTTATTCGAACCGCTGGACCCAGAAGAACGGAACCGCACCTTCGAAGCTCTGGATTGCACAGATTGGTGCGATGACTGAGCAGCAAATCCGGCAGGTCTGCCGCCAGTGCATGGACCGCTGCCGGGCGGGTGAAACATGGCCTCCGGACCTGGCTGAGTTTGTGGCGCTGATTTCGGAGAGTGGGGCAAATCCATTTGGTCTGACGGTGGATAACGTGATGGAGGAGTACCGCCGCTGGCGCAACGAGTCCTGGCGATACGACGGGAGTGATAAATACCCGTGGTCTCAGCCCGTGCTGTATCACATTTGCCTCGAGATGCGGGCAAAAGGGATTGAGCGTCAGATGACCGAAGGGGAGTTAAAACGACTTGCAGAACGGCAACTAGCGAAATGGGCAAAGCTTGTTGGTGATGGCCTCAGTGTTCCGCCCGTCCGGCGGCAACTGGTAGCACCAAAACGCCCGTCGGGGCCAACTCCAATTGAGTTGCTGAAACAGGAATATGAACGCCGGAAAGCGGCTGGGTTTGTTTGAGTTGAGAAGTAATTTTACCGGGAGGAAATTTATGGAGACTGTTTTTGACGCACTGAAAGCAATGGGAAAAGCCACGTCGGTAGAACTGGCTACGCGACTTGATATCAGTCGAGAAGAAGTGCTGAACGAGCTGTGGGAACTGAAAAAGGCTGGCTTCGTTGATAAAAGCGTATACACCTGGCGTGTGGCTGATAACAACGTTCAGCAGGAACAGCCAGCACAGGCAGTACTGCCGGAAGAAACCACCACGGCAACAGTCGTGAAAATTTCGGAGAGCGATTTAAAAGCGACGATTGAGCAACGTGGACCACAAACGGCGGATGAACTGGCTACGCTGTTCGGTACCACATCCCGCAAAGTGGCTTCAACGCTGGCAATGGCAATCAGCAAAGGTCGTCTGATTCGCGTAAACCAGAACGGTAAATTTCGTTACTGCATACCGGGCGATAATTTGCTGGTGCAGCCAGAAAACACTTCCGAGGTCGAAACTAGCGGTAAGTCCCAGCTTCAGCCTGCAGAGGCCATTTTACCAGCCCTGGAAGCGGCGACGCAGGAAGATATTAAAACAGAAACTGTGGCGGACATTGTGCAATCGTTGCCATCGTTTACTGAAACGCGCGCGGATGACCTGATTTTACCATCACTGCATATGGCAAACCGCGAACTGCGTCGGGCGAAAGGCCATGTCCAGAAGTGGGAGCGTATCTGCGCCGCGCTGCGAGAGTTGAACAAGCACCGGGATATTGTCCGACAGATTGTCGATTCCTCCAGTCGTATTGTGTCGGAAAAGTGATTGCCGGAGGCGCTTATGGCAAAAGTTTTTACACAAGAAGAGCGGGAAAAAATTAAGGGGCAGGTTGTTGAACTTGTGCGCCAGAGTGGGCGCGAGACGCTACGACAACTGGAAGCTAAGACGGGTGCGACAAGATATTTAATGAGCGTTCTCGCCAGAGAGCTGGTTGCCAGTGGCGATGTATACAATTCTGGCTACGGGTTATTTCCGTCTGAACAGGCTCGTAAGGACTGGCAAAACGCCCGTAAAAAACTATCAAGAGCAAAGGTGAAGAAACCGGTTGTGGTTGATCCTGACCTTATCTGGTCATTACCAGACGGAGAAATACGCCGCTACGACAGGCGTATGAACATAATCTGTCGCGAGTGCAGGAAAAGTGAAGCTATGCAGCGTGTGCTGGCGTTTTATCAGGGGAAATTTCAGGAGGTGGTGCGGTGAGTGAATCAAAATGCAGGGTTAATGGCAATCAGATAGAACCGTGTGCGGCATTGGCAAAAGCACTCGAATATGGAAATCCAACATTTAAGAGCAAAGGTATATTTATCCCGGGGCGTGTGAACATAAACACTGGCGAGCCAGGCTTAGACATTGCTCAAATTCACTCTGGTCAATATGTCGGTCGTGGCGTTGCAATGTGTTTTTGCCCGTTCTGTGGTGAAAGTCTGAAAACGTGGGAGAACAGAAATAAATGAAATTAAAGAAATACCAGTAATACGTGATGAATATGGCTGCTGGACGCATCCTGAATATGAAAAATTCTGTGATGGTAGGGAATATATTTCAACGGAAGAGTTTAACGCCTGGATGGCGGAAAATAATCTTCAATGCGTCCTCTGCTTCAGAGACGAAGGATGTGCTGACCTTGATGCGTGTGATGCTGATATTTCTGCATGGGAACCGGAACGACCAGAGGGCGATGGATGGTTTATTGGTTCGATACATGACACCGAAGATGGCCCGGTTTGTGTATGGCTGAGAAATAAGGCCGAAGAATAAAGGCTATAAACCACCTGACAACAAAACACTGAAAAATTAAATCAGAAGTGATTTTTATTAAATCCTTAACAGGAGGGGGTTCTGTACCCTCAAATAATAAGGAGACCGCCCGAAAGGGCGGTGGAGATAATAATGGAAATAACGAAAGAACGATTATTGGAAATAGCAAATCTTAGTGATAGGGCATTAAGTGATGGGAGAATTATTTCTCCTGATGCCTATGAATCAGTTACGAGTATAGAAATAACAACAATGGCTAGAATGCTGCTTGGTTATTTCAAAATAGAGAATAAAAATCAGATGGATAGTAATTTTGATATATGTGAGCTTTTAGACGGTTGGGGGGCTTGGGTTGTGGCTGGTAATAGTTCTATATATTGGCAGGAAATAGCTGATAAATATAAAAATATTTTTCCTCATGGCAAAAAATTACGTCGTCAGTGCAGCAATGATGAAGGGCGAGTGATTGACATTAGTATCCTTAGGTTAGAAAGATATAAGCAACAAGAATATGAGTTAATTGTTGCTCATTTCGTGATTGGTTTATCTCTTCGTGCTATTGCAAAGCAACAAGGATGTTCAGATGGAACAATTCGTAAAAGATTGCAAAAAGCCTTAGGTTTTCTGAGCGGATATATAGCAATTACCAGTTAAGAGTCTGCGGATTTTTTACCAGTGTAATGGTATAAGGATACTCCCATGTGTCTTACATGATATGGAAGCGCTGTTGCTGGATGCTTTGAGATACTCTTAAAGCGGAGGGGAGAGCCTTCCGCTTCAATTTCTGCGTCCGAAACAGTCGTAGAGAAAATTCTTTCCATTCATTGAATTTTACTGCTGATTTGTCAGACTTTATATAAATTAGAATTCCTCCATGATCGTCACGTGACGTACCCGTGCCGTAACGTTCGGTTAGCTGAATCCAGCCATTGTGAATAGACTTGGGGCCTCTCCATAATTTTGCTTCACCAATCCATTCGAATTTTCCGAATTGATGTTTAACTAATAAATCAACGTGACCGCCATGTTGAGTATCATGTTCAACATCATAAAACCTACCTTTCAGGAAATTTTGATCGACGCTGTTAGCTCGTCCTCTCCCCACTTGGCATCTTGATAGAAGTGTTTGTCATTTTCTAAATTCTGAATAGCGTCGTCTAAATCTTCATAGAGTTGCTTTACAAAAATATTTTTGTCTGCAGCTAATTTTCTTTGAACCATTCCCCTAAATTCAGGATCCATTCTAATTAATGATTGAAGATCTGCAGTACAGATGTTTACATCACTCATGCAGACTCTCCAAAAGACTCGAAGGAGTAAAGTATGGATAAAGATACTGGCTAAAATTTTCAACCAATTCGCCAGTTTCTGGATGGTAAAAACTTCCTGTGTCTAAAGCATAGGAAATAAGATCATCTTCAACTGGGATTGGTTCTTCCGTTAAATTATCAATGTATTGAAAATGCATATCCAATAGATGTGCTTTATAGCTAGATAAATAATCTGTTGCTTTTATTAGCAGGATATAGTCATCTTTCGTGTCAGTTAGATAGGTCAAACCATTGATAAGAGTTTTGTATGTAAAGTGATTGATATTTTTAGCATCTTTACTAACCAGAAAAAGAAAAAGATCACGACACACACGGCGAGCAGGATCATTAAAATCCTGCTCTATTTGCGTGATAATGTCGTGATATATACTCTTTTTCATTTATGGCCTGATGATTTCGCTCTTCTTTTCTCTTCACAGGACTTAACAGAATCCAATATTTTTTCAACAATAAATATAATCGAATCAATATTGTTACAGTTCTTCGCAATTGCTTCATGCAACCTAATTCTAGGATTATCAAGCATCGTCCTTTTCCCTGGTAATATTAACTCTACTGATAAAATATGTGAAGAATTTTGTGGTAAATCCCAAACTTTTCCCAACTTAAACTTTGTCAGTATTGGGCTTGCGGACTCTCCACTATGATGGTAAACATCTTGACGCAAACACTTTTGACTTGGTTTGAGTTTTAAAGAACTTGTATTGCCATCTGAGGTGATAAAAGATACATGAGAAATTCTGCCATCTACTTTTTCGTAAAGATCTTGTATTGAACCAAATAATTCAAGAGGATTGTTTAAAATAACGCCAGCTTCTTCTTTTATAAATTTAGCCACAAGGTATTGTTGAGGCTGTGATTCACTTCTTGGAAGGATAGATAAATCAATCGTAAGAATTAATATTTTTTCTGCAGGCATTAGCATGATGGTATTAAAGCATTGCGTGACTTGGCGTGTTTTGCATTTTATTTCTCCGCCATTAGCACGTAATTCCATACCCGCATCGCTAAGATGTGTTGGGTCAAGTTCTATCACTTCAGTGTAATACGCTTTGGATAAAAAAACAGCGGTGTCAATTTGTTTGTCACGAATGATATCTTGACGTAGTTCAGCAAAATGCAGCTCAGTATCAGCAACTAACAGCTCCTCTCTGGATAAAGGCGTTGGGTATTTTTCTGAGAAGGGGCTATTGTCCTTTTTCTGATTTGTGAAAATTGTTTGTAATTTTGCTACGTCTTCATCGGTGATTTTATAAATAGAAAGTAATCGATTCCCGCTAAAAATTAAACCTTTCCAGAAATCGTCGATCCTGTCTTTTAGGTCGGGATTATGCTGAACTACACTATTTACACGTTCAATAAAAAGGGGTAATCCTTGGGCTGTTACACCCAGTGATGAACCAAGAAGCTTACGGGTGTTGCGCCAGCCAAAGCGCGAATTGATGTTTTTTACTGTCTGCTCAAGCATTAACACTTCCTTAATTTTCCCTTAACAATTTAGGGTGCTAAACTTTTTAGGCAGTTTACACAAAAAAATAGTGCGTACGCAAAAACTATCTAACATGTTGAGCTTTAACCGGAAAATTTGTATATGTTGTGAGCATAAAGTTGGCTGAGAAATCTAAAACGGGTAGAATGACTGCGGGTGCTTGAGGCTATCTGCCTCGGGCATGAACACCAAAGGCAGATAGAGAAAAGCCCCAGTTAACATTACGCGTCCGGCAAGACGCTTAACATTAATCTGAGGCCATATCTGTATGCGACACATAAAGATTAGCCTCTTAACAGTAAGAAATCAACTAACAGGGGGGGGCTGTAATGCGAAGGAGCTATGTGTTTTGTCTGGTGGTGGTTTGTATCACCATTCTGGTATTTGTCTGGATGGTTCGCGGTTCGCTATGCGAACTGCACATCAAACAGGGTAACACAGAGCTTTCGGCGTATTTAGCCTACGAAGTTGAAAAACGTTAAGAGCCACGGCGGGGAGCAATCCCCGCCACTCTTTAAGTTGTCAGGTATCCTCAACGCACCCGCACTTAACCCGCTTCGGCGGGTTTTGTTTTTCATGAATAAGGGATTAATAATTTTAACTGAAATTATATTGCCTTGTTGTCCGAATGGTTAGTTAATCATTCGATATTGTTGTATTTGTTGTATTTGTTGTATTTGTTGTATTTGTTGTATTTGTTTTTATTTTGGCTTTATCGTTTGCGATTGCTTCGAAATAAAGATTAATTAGAATTCATCCGTTTTGAGTAGCGCGCAGGGAGAAGATGGATGGACCTTGAAAAGGGGAGAGCTATTTATCTGGAAGGATTCTGAAGATGAAAATCGAAGAATTGCATGAATTGTTTAGTGAAAATGGCCTCTATGCTGTGCGCGTTGAGAATGGAACTATTGTCAGTCACTGCCGCATTAAATGTTTACAATCCCAGCAAAGGAAGAGCGGTGCTGTGTTAATTTATTTTGTGGATGGACTTATGGTGGACGGTTTTATTTTACGTGAAGATGAATTTGTCACATCATTACAGGCTTTGAAAGAGATAGGACTTAAGGCTGGATTTTTTGCTTTTGAGACTGAGTGAATTCATCTACAATTCAGCACAGGGTTGACCCCCTGCTGAGTAACACCGTGCCACCGGAGAAAACCGATGGCACATATACAACTGGTCAAACAAACTTCTTCTGGTTTACTTCTCCCGGCGACGCCGGAGAGTTGCGATTTTCTGCATCAAATAAAAATAGGCGAGTGGATACACGCTGACTTTAAGCGTGTTCGTAACTACGCATTCCACAAGCGTTTTTTCAAACTCCTGCAACTCGGATTCGATTACTGGACTCCGGTCGGTGGGGCGATCACGCCTCGCGAACGAACACTGGTGTCAGGTTTCGTTGATTACCTGTGTGACTCGGTAGGCAGGGAACATACGCCAGCCCTGAGCGAAGCCGCAGAGCAATATCTGAATACAGTTGCGACACGCAGAACCCAGGATACGGCATTACTCAAGTCATTTGACGCCTTCCGTGAATGGGTAACCATTCAGGCCGGATTTTACACTGAGCATTTTTATCCGGACGGTAACCGCGGGCGTCGGGCGAAATCCATCGCGTTTGCGAATATGGACGAAACCGAGTTTCAGCAGGTTTATAAATCTGTACTGAATGTGCTGTGGAACTGGATTCTGTTCCGTAAATTTTCCTCTCCGGAACAAGTCGAAAATGTGGCTGCACAGCTGCTGGAGTTTGCGTGATGGCAGATTTACGTAAAGCGGCGCGGGGCCAGATGTGTCAGGTCAGAATTCCTGGCTACTGCAATCACAATCCCGAAACTTCCGTGCTGGCGCATTACAGACTGGCGGGGACGTGTGGAACAGCGACAAAGCCACACGATATGCAGGCTGCAATTGCCTGTAGCTCATGCCACGATTTAATCGACGGGAGAGTAAAAACCAGCGATTACACCAAAGAAGAATTACGCCTGATGCATGCAGAAGGTGTTTTTCGCACACAAGAAATCTGGAGAAAGGAAGGTTATTTATGATTTACCCAACAAATACAGGAAAAAGCGGGGAACACCTTCGTCTCACCACGCTGGAAAGTGTCTGGATTCAGGGAAAACTGCGTATGTGGGGGCGCTGGTCGTATATTGGCGGCGGTAAGACGGGGAATATGTTTAACCAGTTGCTGGCATCCAAAAAATTGACGAAAACAGCCATCAATGAAGTTCTGCGCAGGATGAAAAAAGCGGGGATTGATAAGACGGAACTGGAGGCATTTTTGCGGGAAATGCTCGACGGTAAGCAGAAAAGCTGGTTGTCTCATTGTACTGATGCCGAGGCGTTATGTATTGATCGGGTAATTAGCGAAGTGCTGGTCGAGTATCCGGGATTAATTAGCATCCTCCGACAACGATATGAAGGGCGGGGAATGAGCAAACTGAAAATGGCAGAGCAGTTAAATGAAAATCATCCTGACTGGACATTAATTACCTGTCGACGTCGTATCGATCAATGGCTGATGATTGCTGAATTTATGCTTTATAAACCAATGTTCACGGCACAAAAAAAACTATTGCAAAGTGAGCAATAAGCTGCTTCAATTCAGTTACGCTTCGCAAAGCTGTATCGCGAGGTTAACCAGAAACGTGAACTTAAAAACCCGCCACAGGCGGGTTTTTTTATTTCTGAAGCTTGATTAAAAAATGCGCGATTAAATTGTTGTATAAAATATATTTTGTGCATATTTATAACTGTTTTTAAATTTATATACAAAGCCGACAAAATGGAAATCTAAAAATAACTTTACAAAACTTGACGTTATGGTGTATTGCAGTTTTATTATTTAAACGTATTATTTGCCGCAGTTCTTCAGGGGAGTGGTTGCGATATATTCCTGTCTGAGGAAATAATGCCGATTTAGCTCAGTAGGTAGAGCAACTGACTTGTAATCAGTAGGTCACCAGTTCGATTCCGGTAGTCGGCACCATATGCGGGTATCGTATAATGGCTATTACCTCAGCCTTCCAAGCTGATGACGCGGGTTCGATTCCCGCTACCCGCTCCAGCAAAACAAATGAGGCACAGGTTTTTCAGCACTGGCGTTTTTTCTCGCGGGGAAAGGTCTCGTATACTCCTTTAACGCTCCCCCGAATTATAACGGAGACCAGTTATAGTTTCAGTGCTGTGTTTTTTGACACTATCGGGATAGTGCATTATTAGTGGGATTTTTGATATTTCCTGGCAGGGGCTGATTATGCACTATCCCGATGTTGTTAACATCACAAAATGAGGTGAACCCCATGTGCGGGGGTGGTTTTAGTGGTTGTTTAGCGGGGAAACTACAGTATCTGATGGAATGTCAGATATTTCGGGAGGCACCCGACACCTCACCTATATTATAATAATACTCTTCAGCACTTACTGATTTGACCACCGCCTTAACAGGCGGTTTTTTTTGCTTGCATAAAACCATCACCAACTCATTAGAAAAGAACACATGGCGTTATGTGGTTGGGGTATTATAGCCCTGCTGTAGCAGCAAGTACGCTTGAATCAGGTTCGCTTCGGTGAGCCTTTTATATTTGCATCATTTGGAAATATACAAGCAAAAAAAACGCGGCTGTCGGATTAAAGCCGCGGGACAAGGTCCGCGAAGAAGGATTAGTATCTGCCTCTTTCAATAGGCATGTTTATACTACTAAGCATTTAGAATGGTTTAAATCCTCAGATTAACCTTAATTTCAGATAAGGCTTATTTCATTTCTTTGCGCTACGCCCGGCGCGGATCAAAAACCACAGAACCTTTCAGGGGTAAGCTTACGGGATGATCAGTGTGACTTTCTCTGTGGACTGGTCACCCCGGGCGGAGGCTCACCCACTAAAAGGAAAATTCACGATGTTTGGGATTTTCAAAAAGAAAACCCGTAAGGCTATTGTAGAAGTAAAGAAAATGGAAAACCGCGACGCGGTGAAGGCTTTTTTATTTGTGGTAATGGACGGTTGGTGGGTGTTTTCATGTGGCAAGAATCATTTTTCAGATTATTACAGTTGAAGTGATTTTATTCCTTGTTATTATACGTCTGTCTTCCGGGTGAGTGGTTTTATTCCCCGACAAGAACTCATATGAAGAGTAAACATTGCTCAGGAAACAGGAACACCGATTTGTAATTGGCTAGTCAGTGGTTTGCGCTGTTATTTTACAATAGCGGAATGGTGTATTTTCGGTAGAAATATTGTGTTTCTTTGGAGAGTCGGAAATGCATCATTCCGGTGTTGTAAATAACACCAAAGAGATGTTCCCCGGTATTGAGGGTGGTTTACATTGTTGTTTTTGGAACCACAATATCAGGCATAAAGTCAGATATTCAGGGAAGTCCACAACATCTCAATTTCACTACAATAAAAATGATTCATCTTCAGCATTGTTCAGCCGCCGCACCAGGCGGTTTTTTTTGTGTTGAATTCAAAAAAATACACGGACACTGATAATGTCCGTGTGGCAATGCCATGTAAGTCAACGATGAATATGACGCAAAAAAAACGCGACCGTCGGATTAAGGTCGCTGGACAAAGTCCGTGAAACATAACGAATTTCCGTTCCCCCCCGTTCAGGAAGTGCAAAAAGTATATAAATTAATTTTTCTCGTTTAAACAGGAAAGTTAATCTGAATTTCTGGTAATCCTTATTCCCGTACATTAATTCTTCGCTTTTCATATCAGACTATGTCACACAAAAGGCATTTGCGGATTCCTTCGATGGGATGTTGTTTTTTACGGGCCGCTGGTGGCCTTTTTTATTTACAGGAGAAAAAGTATGTCTGAACCCTTATCCGGTTCCGGCACGGCTGCGGCGCTCGGCGGGGCGACGGTATTCGGGCTGTTTACCGGAACGGATTTCGGGATTGTGTTTGGTGCGTTCGCCGGGGCGTTATTTGTGGCAACGATACCGCAGGCGCTTTCAGCCTGGCGTGTGGCGGCGCATTTTCTGGTGTCGTTCATTATCGGCGTGCTGGGTGCAGAGGTTCTGGCATCCTGGCTGGTAAAGCATACAGGGTTTGACGGAGCGCCTGTCGACGCATTGTGTGCAGTGCTGGTGTCAGTGGTGTCGGTGAAGATTCTGTCGTTCATCCACCAGCAGGATATCGCATCACTGGTGTCCGGCCTGTTCTCCCGCCTGCGGGGTGGGGGAGGCGGCAATGCCTGATAACCTTTCTGGATTGCTGAATGTAGCGTTATGCACGGTTATCGTGTTGACGCTTTTTTTTTATCGTCGTCATGATTCCAGACATAAACCGCTGATGTCATGGCTGGCTTGGCTGCTGATGCTGCTTTATGCCCTTGCGCCACTCAGCTATCTGTGTGGTCGTCTGTTAGCGGCGAACTGGCTGGTGGTGTTTTTTAATCTGCTGTTCTGCGTGCTGGTGATACGTGCACGTGGGAATGTTTCAAAAATCCTTGCATTACGAAGGTACTGAAATGAAGTCGAAAGATGAAATTTTTGACGAAGTTCTGGGAAAAGAGGGCGGTTACGTCAACCATCCGGATGATAAAGGTGGTCCGACCAAATGGGGCATTACTGAAAAAGTCGCCCGGGCGCACGGATATCAGGGCGATATGCGTGACCTGACGCGCGGGCAGGCGCTGGAAATACTCGAGGCGGATTACTGGTACGGCCCACGTTTTGACCAGGTGGCAAATTTGTCCCCGGATATTGCCGCAGAGCTGTGCGACACAGGCGTCAACATGGGGCCAACCGTGGCGTCAAAAATGTTTCAACGCTGGCTGAACGTTTTCAACCTGCGCGGGAAACTGTATCCGGATATGGATGCAGACGGACGTATCGGCCCACGAACTATTAATGCGTTACGGGCATATCTGAAAAATCGTGGCAGGGATGGCGAACGGGTAATGCTGACCGCACTGAACTGTACGCAGGGTGACCGTTACCTGGAGCTGGCAGAGAAACGGGAGGCTAACGAGTCGTTTGTATATGGCTGGATTAAAGAGCGCGTATCAGGAATCAATTGTTGATATTTATACTTTAGTTGGAAATTACAAAATTAAATAAAAAATTTGCGTAATAGCTGAAATTATAATCTCAGGATAAATTATATATGTCTTATGTTTTTGATTAATTCTATTTATTGATTTGCATCAATTATCTGTTTTGCAGATGCGTTAATGTCATTGTACATAGTTCAGAGCGCACAATAAGTATCATGAATAGAATTGTTTTTTGGTTTGTCACCTTGGTTTTCATATCTTCTACGTCTTATGCTAATGATTTTTATAGAGCAGACTCCAGATCACCAGATGAAGTGAGACGTTCTGGTGGGTTAATACCCCGAGGACAAGATGAAGCGTATGAACGTGGTACGCCAATCAATATTAATTTATATGATCACGCCCGAGGAACTGTAACAGGGAATACCAGATATAATGATGGTTATGTATCTACAACAACGACATTAAGACAGGCTCATTTGATCGGGCAAAATATGCTTGGGAGCTTTAACGAGTATTATATTTATGTCATTGCACCAGCGCCTAATTTATTTGATGTGAACGGCATACTCGGTACATACAGCCCATACCCAAGTGAAAATGAGTATGCAGCATTAGGTGGTGTTCCATTATCACAAATAATTGGATGGTATAGAGTAACTTTTGGTGCGATAGAGGGGGGGATGCACAGAAACAGAAATTATCGAAGAGATTTATTTCGTGGATTATCTGTTGCACCGAATGAAGATGGGTATCATCTTGCGGGATTCCCTGATGAATTCCCAGCCTGGAGAGAGTACCCTTGGATAGAGTTTGCGCCAGATCAATGCCATCAAAATAATAAAACTAATAGTTTTTTAACCTGTGATTTTATCACTAATGAACTATCGCAAGCTGATTTATTAAAATTTAAGAAGTTCATAAAACGCAAATCCACTTTGTTGACTTTGCAAAGTATTGATGATTTTCTGGTAAAGAATGGAGATAAAGATGAACTTTAAGGCATTGATTAAAATTTTTGTTTTTATGATAAGTTTGGTATCTATCCAAACATTTGCAGGTGTTAGCCAGGAGTTTAGAACTAACTGTGGAGGAACCACAGCCAGAATTGTAGAGGGAGTCAAATTGACTCAATATTTTGCTGACGCAAATGTTAATAGGAAAGGTATATATGTTGTCAGTTCAACTGGCGGTGTTTGGATTATTCCTGGGGCGCAAAACTATCCGGATAATTATGTCGCTGATGAAATGAGGAAAATTGCAATGGCTGCTATACTTTCAGATATGAAAGTGAAT
The DNA window shown above is from Escherichia sp. E4742 and carries:
- a CDS encoding replication protein P — encoded protein: MTEQQIRQVCRQCMDRCRAGETWPPDLAEFVALISESGANPFGLTVDNVMEEYRRWRNESWRYDGSDKYPWSQPVLYHICLEMRAKGIERQMTEGELKRLAERQLAKWAKLVGDGLSVPPVRRQLVAPKRPSGPTPIELLKQEYERRKAAGFV
- a CDS encoding DUF1627 domain-containing protein; the encoded protein is METVFDALKAMGKATSVELATRLDISREEVLNELWELKKAGFVDKSVYTWRVADNNVQQEQPAQAVLPEETTTATVVKISESDLKATIEQRGPQTADELATLFGTTSRKVASTLAMAISKGRLIRVNQNGKFRYCIPGDNLLVQPENTSEVETSGKSQLQPAEAILPALEAATQEDIKTETVADIVQSLPSFTETRADDLILPSLHMANRELRRAKGHVQKWERICAALRELNKHRDIVRQIVDSSSRIVSEK
- a CDS encoding DUF977 family protein, whose amino-acid sequence is MAKVFTQEEREKIKGQVVELVRQSGRETLRQLEAKTGATRYLMSVLARELVASGDVYNSGYGLFPSEQARKDWQNARKKLSRAKVKKPVVVDPDLIWSLPDGEIRRYDRRMNIICRECRKSEAMQRVLAFYQGKFQEVVR
- a CDS encoding antiterminator Q family protein gives rise to the protein MEITKERLLEIANLSDRALSDGRIISPDAYESVTSIEITTMARMLLGYFKIENKNQMDSNFDICELLDGWGAWVVAGNSSIYWQEIADKYKNIFPHGKKLRRQCSNDEGRVIDISILRLERYKQQEYELIVAHFVIGLSLRAIAKQQGCSDGTIRKRLQKALGFLSGYIAITS
- a CDS encoding Hok/Gef family protein, with protein sequence MRRSYVFCLVVVCITILVFVWMVRGSLCELHIKQGNTELSAYLAYEVEKR
- a CDS encoding DUF1367 family protein, which produces MAHIQLVKQTSSGLLLPATPESCDFLHQIKIGEWIHADFKRVRNYAFHKRFFKLLQLGFDYWTPVGGAITPRERTLVSGFVDYLCDSVGREHTPALSEAAEQYLNTVATRRTQDTALLKSFDAFREWVTIQAGFYTEHFYPDGNRGRRAKSIAFANMDETEFQQVYKSVLNVLWNWILFRKFSSPEQVENVAAQLLEFA
- a CDS encoding DUF1364 domain-containing protein encodes the protein MADLRKAARGQMCQVRIPGYCNHNPETSVLAHYRLAGTCGTATKPHDMQAAIACSSCHDLIDGRVKTSDYTKEELRLMHAEGVFRTQEIWRKEGYL
- a CDS encoding DUF1133 family protein yields the protein MIYPTNTGKSGEHLRLTTLESVWIQGKLRMWGRWSYIGGGKTGNMFNQLLASKKLTKTAINEVLRRMKKAGIDKTELEAFLREMLDGKQKSWLSHCTDAEALCIDRVISEVLVEYPGLISILRQRYEGRGMSKLKMAEQLNENHPDWTLITCRRRIDQWLMIAEFMLYKPMFTAQKKLLQSEQ
- a CDS encoding putative holin; protein product: MSEPLSGSGTAAALGGATVFGLFTGTDFGIVFGAFAGALFVATIPQALSAWRVAAHFLVSFIIGVLGAEVLASWLVKHTGFDGAPVDALCAVLVSVVSVKILSFIHQQDIASLVSGLFSRLRGGGGGNA
- a CDS encoding phage holin family protein, producing the protein MPDNLSGLLNVALCTVIVLTLFFYRRHDSRHKPLMSWLAWLLMLLYALAPLSYLCGRLLAANWLVVFFNLLFCVLVIRARGNVSKILALRRY
- a CDS encoding glycoside hydrolase family 108 protein; the encoded protein is MKSKDEIFDEVLGKEGGYVNHPDDKGGPTKWGITEKVARAHGYQGDMRDLTRGQALEILEADYWYGPRFDQVANLSPDIAAELCDTGVNMGPTVASKMFQRWLNVFNLRGKLYPDMDADGRIGPRTINALRAYLKNRGRDGERVMLTALNCTQGDRYLELAEKREANESFVYGWIKERVSGINC
- a CDS encoding enterotoxin A family protein; protein product: MNRIVFWFVTLVFISSTSYANDFYRADSRSPDEVRRSGGLIPRGQDEAYERGTPININLYDHARGTVTGNTRYNDGYVSTTTTLRQAHLIGQNMLGSFNEYYIYVIAPAPNLFDVNGILGTYSPYPSENEYAALGGVPLSQIIGWYRVTFGAIEGGMHRNRNYRRDLFRGLSVAPNEDGYHLAGFPDEFPAWREYPWIEFAPDQCHQNNKTNSFLTCDFITNELSQADLLKFKKFIKRKSTLLTLQSIDDFLVKNGDKDEL